The Bradyrhizobium diazoefficiens genome contains the following window.
CATCGAGCGTACCGCGGACCAGGAAACGCCGCGTGTGCTGGGTCAGCTCATGAGCGATCCAGACCACCTCTCGCGCGCGGCCCAGATCCTCAAGCGCATCGGCGATGCCACGGTTTCCGGCGCCGCAGCAATATATTCCGCGGAGATCGGCATGGCGCGCGAGCAACGCGGCAGTGAGCTGTTGCGTGCGCTCGCTGTCGTCGCGGCCTTCAATGACCGGTAGTCCGACCAGGTTCGGATACTCGCTGGACAGGATCTGGTGAAAGCCGAACTGCCGCTCGGTGTGATCGCGCAGCGACAACGATCCCGCGATCACGGCAACCGTCCCCTCGCGGTCGGCGAGAAAGCGTCCCATCAGCGTTGCCGCAGTTCGCCCCGCGGCCGGGTTGTCGATACCGACATAGTGCAGGCGGCGCGAGCTCGGCGCGTCCGACACGAGGGTCACCACGGCGACGCCGCGCGCGGCGAGTTCGTCGATCGCGTCGCGCACCTTGGGATGGTCGAGCGCGACGACGGCGACACCCTGATAAGCCCGCGGCAGATTTTCCAGCGCGCCGGCGAGGACATCCGGATCGAACACGTCGACATGGAGGATATCGATGAAGCCACGCTGACCGGCGAGCCAGCCTGCGGTGCGCTGAACCTGCTCGGTCAGATTGGTCATGAAACTGTTGCTGCCGGCCGGCAGCACGAAGGCGAAGCGGTATGTCTGCCCGCGGGCGAGCCGCGCGGCCGCGACGTCGGCGCGATAGCCGAGCTTTGCCACGGCGGCCTCGACACGCGCGACGGTCTTGGCGCGCACGCCCTCGCGCCGGTTGACGACGCGATCGGCGGTCGCGAGGGAAACGCCCGCCGCGCGCGCGACATCCTCAAGCGTGGCGCGAACCGGCGGCTGGGTCGCACCAACGCTCATGAGCGCGCCGCCCACAGCATGCCGCGGGTCATCAACGTCCGGATCTCCGGTGCGTCGAGCTCGTAGGCACGGTGGCCGAGCGAGGAGTAGAACACCCTGCCGGCGCCGTAGCGCTTCTTCCAAACTACAGGCATCACCACGCCATCGATCCAGGGCGCGTGCTCGCCAGTGAAGGTGGTCGTCGCCAACACCTCGTTGGCGGGATCGACATGCATGTAGTACTGCTCGGAACGATACTCGAAGCTCTTCAGACCCTTCATGATGGGGTCATCCGGCTTCGTCACGTCGACCCTGTAGTCGATGATGTTGCCGGGATGGGCGACCCACTGCCCACCGCACATGAACTGGTAGTCGACGGACTCGCGGAACGCATCGCCCATGCCGCCATGATGGCCGGCGAGCCCAACGCCGCTCCGGACCGCCTCACAGAGATTGAGCGCCTCCGGTTTCTCGATCTTCGCCATGGTATAGATCGGGATGATCAACGAGAGATCGTGAATGGCAGGATCGGCGAATGCCGCCGTCGTGGTCTCGATCCGCACCTCGAAGCCTTCCGCCTTCAGCCAGCCGCGGATCATCGAAGCACAGAGATCGGGATCGTGTCCCGGCCAGCCGCCCCAAACTATCATTGCCTTGCGCATGTCTCTGTCCTCAGTCGATCTGCCCCGTTTCACGTCCGGCCGGCAGCATCGCCGGTCGCTCGACGCGGTTCTCGATTTTGACGCGCCGTCCTTCGTCGGCGGAGGTCTGGAACGCCTCCATCACCTCCAGCACGTGGAATGCGAGCGCGCCGCTGGCGCGATGCGGCCGGTTGTTCAGGATCGCGGAGGCCATGTCGGCGACGCCGATGGAACGGAACTCGCCTTCAACATGGCCGTGTGTCAACGGCACCGTCTCCCATTCGCTACCGGTCTTGGCGACCTGCACCTCGCCGCCGAAGCGGTTCGGGTCGGGCACCAGCATGCTACCCTTGTTGCCATAGATCTCGATCGGCGCGTGCCGATGCTTCGGCACATCGAAGCTCATCGCGATCGAGACGACCGGCCCGCTCTCGAATTCGAGCGTACCCGCGACATGGGTCGAAACCTCGACCGGGATCAGCGTGCCGTTCATCGGCTGGCTGGTGACCAGACGCTCGGATTTCGGGCGCGCAGTCGAGCCCATCACGCTCGCAACGGGGCCAAGCAGCTGCACGAGATCGGTGATGTAGTACGGGCCCATATCCAGCATCGGCCCGCCGCCGCGCAGATAATAGAAGCCCGGCGCCGGATGCCAGCGCTCGTGGCCGGGGCAGCCAAAGAAGGCGCTGCCCGCCACAGGCGTGCCGATCGCCCCGTCGTCGATCAGCTTGCGCGCGGTCTGGTGCCCGCCGCCGAGGAAGGTGTCGGGCGCGCAGCCGACGCGAAGATTCTTCTGCGCGGCAAGATCCATCACCTTGCGGGCTTCCGCGACGTTGATGCCGAGCGGCTTCTCGGAATGAACGTGCTTGCCGGCGTTCAGCACCGCGAGACTGACGTCCGTATGGGCGAGCGGTACCGTGAGATTGATGACGATCTCGACGTCGTCTCGCTTGAGCAATTGGTCAACCCGCATCGCCGGCAGCCCGAAGGCTGCGCCCTGCCGCTCCGCGGCATCGCTGCGCATATCGGCGAGCGCCTTGATTTCGATGACCGGAAAGCGCTGGGCCGCCTTCAAATAGGCGGTGCTGATATTGCCGCAGCCGATGATTCCGATGCCGACTCTTCTCATCTCGATCTCCCTGAAGTACCGTTCATCCCTTGACCGCGCCTGCGGTGAGGCCGGCGACGATGTGCTTCTGCGCCAGAAGAAAGAGAATGATGGTCGGCAGGATGGTCAGCGTGATGAAGGCCAGGATCAGATGCCACTCGGACGAATACTCGCCCTGATAGACCATGATACCGAGCGGCCAGGGATAGAGCGCATCGGTGTTGAGCATCACCAGCGGCAACAGATAGGCGTTCCAGCTGTTGACGAAGGTGATGATACCGACAGTCGCCAGAATCGGCCGCGACAACGGCAGCGTCACATAGCGGAAGAACTTGATATAGCTGCAGCCATCGACCAGCGCAGCCTCAAGCAGCTCATGGGGAATATCCCTAAAGAAGCGCCGCAGCAGCAGCACGCTCATTGCGAGGCTGAATGCGACCTGCGGCAGCGCGACGCCGAAATACGTATCAAGCAGTCCGAGATCGCGCACCTTGATGAACAACGGCAGCACGGCGGTCGCTGCCGGAAACAGCAGGCCGAGCGTCAGGTAGCTCAGCAGCATCGATGAGCCGTAAAACTTGACATGGGCGAAGGTGAACGCCGCCATCGAGGCTGTGATCAGGGTCAATGTCACCGTGAGCGTCGAGATGATCAGCGAGTTGCGCAAGAGCTGCCAGTAACGCCCTGAAAACAGGATGTCGGCATAATTCTGCCATTCCCAATGACGTGGCAGGCCGAACGGATTCACGCGCAATTCGCCGAGCGATTTGAAGCCGCCGAGCAGGGTCGCGAGCAGCGGCACCAGCACGAAGACGGCAACGGCAGCGAGGAACGCCGCCTTGAACAGCACGGCGGGATCGTACGGCGCGCGGACGGTCTCGGCGTTACTCATCGCGCATGAACCATCGCTGGTAGGTGAACGCAAAGGTCACGCAAATCACGAACAGGATGACGCCGATGGCGCTGCCATAGCCGACCCGCATGCGCGAGATGCCATTGTTGTAGAGGAAGCTCACCATGGTGTTGGAGGAATCGGCAGGCCCCCCGCGCGTCAGCGGCATGACGACGTCGAACAGCTGCAGCGAGCCGACGATAGCGAAGAACATGGAGAGCCGGATCGTCGGATAGAGCAAGGGGATCACCACATGGCGCAGGGCTTGCGAGCGCGTTGCGCCGTCGATCCGCGCCGCCTCGATCAGGCTCTTGTCGAGACTCTGCAGCGCCGCGATGAACAGCATCATATGGAAGCCAAAATACTTCCAGACGATCACGATCAGCACCGCCAGAATCGCTGTGTCGGTCGAGGCCAGCAGATGCGGCGGCTCGGCGCCGAAGGTGCGCCAGATCGAGGCGACCAGGCCGTAGTCGCCGTCGTAGACAAAAGAGAAGATCAACCCGGTCGCGATCTCGGCCAGGATGTAGGGCATGAAGAACAGCATGCGCAGCGCGACCGCCCCGCGAAAGCGCTCAGCGAGCATCAATGCCAGCGTGAGCGCAAGCGGCAGCTGGACCGCGAGCGAAACCGCGATGATCAGCCCGTTGTTGCGCAGCGCGAGCCAGAAGGCGCGAGTCTCCAGCACGAAGCGGTAATTGTCGAAGCCGATCCAGTTGGTCGGCCTGCCGAAGCCATTCCAGTTGAAGCCGGAATACCAGGCCGCCTCGCCGATTGGCAGCACCACGAACAACGTGAACAGCAGCAGCGCCGGCGGCAAGAACAGGATCAGCACCGTGAAGCGGCCGTCCCAGCTCGGGCCGCGGATCGCGGCCTGCGGGACCGTCTCGTCAGCAACGCCCATCGCCGACACGATCGCAATCCGCCGCGCCACCGTCAGTTGCCCTGCTTACGCGCAGCTTCGATCGCTTTCGCTGCGTCCTGCGGGCTCATGCTGCCACCGGCGATCTCCGCGCTGACGTCATTGACGACGCGACCGACCGAGGGGCCGAGGCTCTGGTCATAGAAGTTCTGGTGATAATCCGACTTCGCCAGATTGGCCGCGATCAGCTTCATGAAGGAATTGTTGAGGCCGGCGTCGGCACCCTGCACGACGGGGATGATGTAGTTGCCCGCCGCAAGCCGCGTCTGCACGTCCTTGGAGATAAAGTACTTCAGGAAATCGACCGCCTCCTTTGGCGAGCCTTTGGTGACTAGCCAGCCGGTGATGCCGCCGAGCGTGTCCGTCTGCCCGCCCTTACCGCCTGGTACCACCGGAAAATCGAACCAGCAGATCTTGTCCTCGCTCAGTCCGACTTTGTCGGCCGCCAGCGCGCGCTGCAGATTATAGATGCTGGAGATCGCCAGCGTCATCGCCGCCTTGCCGTCGCCGAAATAGCCGACGGCCTGGGGATTCTTGAAGCCGAGAAAGCCGTTCTGGAACGGCTGCAGGTCGACGAGCTGCTTGAACAGTTCGCCGGACTTCTGGAAGGTCTCGCCGGCGAAGCCGCCATTCTCGCCGCGCAGCGCGGCGTCGAAGGCCGGCTTGCCGCCGATGCGCACCGCAAGATGCGTCCAGTAGAAGTGCAGCGGCCATTTGTCGGCGCCGCCGACCACGATCGGCGTGACGCCGGCCGCCTTCAGCATCTTCACTGCGGCGAGCAGATCGTCCCAGGTCTTGATGGCGGCTGGATCGACCTTCGCCTTGGCCATGAGTTCCTTGTTGCAGACGAAACCGACCTGCGACAACGCGACGGGCAAGCCATAGACGCGGCCATCGCTGGTGAAGGCAGCGAGTGCCGCCGGCGTGATGCTGTCGCTGTAGCCCTTCACCTGGTCGGTGATGTCGTCGAGGACGCCGGCCTCGATCTGCGCCTTCAGAACGCCGCCGGCCCAGCTGTAGATGATGTTCGGCCGGTCCTTGGATTGCAGAATGGTCGGCAGCTTGGCCTTGTAGGCCTCGTTCTCGAGGAATTGCATCTCGACCGTGACGCCCGGATGCGACGCTTCATAGCTGCGCGCGACCTCTTCCCAGATTTTCACCTGGGCCGGATTGACCTCAATATGCAGCCACTTTACCGTCGTGTTGGCTGCGGCAACGTCGACCAAAAGCAGGCATACGGCAGCGGCGAGTCCCAGCTTCCTGAGCAGTCTCATCACCTTCCTCCCAACCGACTTTTGTTCTTTGGCTACAATCCTGCCCCCGATTTTTGAGGTACGCAACTAAAATTCTGCGCTATGCACCTCACGCGCGATCTAAGCAAGGTTGAGCGTCGCACCGCCCGCAACGCAACCGACGGCTACCCACATCCGCAGTTTATTCCGACCTCGCTGGCAAGGCCGCTCCGTCACGGCGGGCGCAGCGGACATTGGCGCTGCGAGACGAAGGTCGGTGGAGTTCAAGCTCCGCAAGGAACGATGGCTCATTGGATGACATCCAAATATCGGTATCGCCTGCTCGCGAGCCGTAAGCTCGCCCGATGCCGGCAGAGTGAGTTTCTGTCACTCGCCTTCAGCCGTGTCCCCTCGTCGCGCGATCGTTGCGTCGACGCGGGAGACGACTCATGTGACTTCGGTAGCCGACGTTGCTTCCCACGCGCTCTCCCGCAAGGGACGGGCCACGGCAGCACTGCCCGCTATAGGCGCCGCGCCGCCAGCTTGCTTCAGTCGCCGAGCGGTCCGTCTGAATGGCCATCCGTGCCCTTCAGCAATTCGTATTTGATCCGCCGCATCCGGGCCTGGGCTTCGAGGGGCTTGCAATAGGCCGCCGAAGCGGCAAGCAGATCGATGGTCGCGAGAAAGGCATAGCGCGACGCGGTGGGCTTGAGCGCTTCGGGCAATCGCCTGCGCCGGATGAACAACACTTCCCAAACTAGCCGGCTCGTCGCACGGCCTGCGACGTACGACCATGAAAAGCGTCGCACGAGACCCGACTTGCGCTGCCTGAGAAATTAAAAAAGCCCTTGCGGGCCAATCTCTTAAGGATGGTGGGCGCACCAGGGCTCGAACCTGGGACCCGCTGATTAAGAGTCAGCTGCTCTACCAACTGAGCTATGCGCCCGAAAGGCGGTCAATGCCTTGCGAGGCCGGTCGTTTAGCAAAGCGATCCGCCTCTGGCAAGCGATGCGGCGCATGTTTTCCAAGGTTCTTCCACAGCCCCAAAAATGCGAAAAGCCGCTGGAATTCCAGCGGCTTCGCCAAGATCAATTCAAAGGCCAATTCCCGGGGAATCCCGATCCGCTTACAGACGGCCTTCCCGATCAGAGCCGCCATCGCGGTCGGAATGGTCGCCGCCGCGGAAGTGATCCATGCCGCGCTCCATCATGCGGTCCATGCCGCGTTCCATGAACCGGTGGTGCGGGCCGTCTTCGCCGCCGCCGAACGGGCCGCGGTGGCGGGTCAGTAGCGCCAGGCGCCGCTTCTGGCCGTCGTCCAGGGTCTTGTAGAGCGGATCGGCGGCATCGGCGATCTTCTTCAGGGCCGCAGACGTCGCGCCCATGTCATCGGCGCGCTGGCGCAGGCGGGCGACCGGATCCTCCGGCTGGTCGCTATCCTTGGCAGCATCGCCGGGGCCCGCATTCATCCGTGCATTGGCGCGGTCGAGGCGCAGCTTGGCGAACTCGCGCACGGCGGCCTCGACCGGCGGCCACAGCTTTTCCTGATCGGCGTTGAGCTTCAGCCCGGCATGGACGGCGGCGATCCGCGCGTCGACGAGGGCGGCGCGGTCTTCCGGGTTCAAGCGGATGTGGTGGAAGTGCTGCATCCACGGACGGTGATATTGGGCATAGACCGCGCCCGAGCCGGCGATGCTGAGCACGGCGATGGCGGCGATGGTGAACTTCCTCATCCGGACCTCCTCTGGAAGGATGCCCGTGATGATGAGCGCCGAACGACCGAGGTGCAACTTACAACTTGGACAGGAAGAGCGTGCTGACCAGGACGTCACGCCCCTGAATGTCCGTTCAGTCGCAATCGGAAATCATTCGCAACAAAAGGGCTTCGGTGCAGTGCACGGAAGCCCTTCGTTCATCGCCGATGAGATCAGTTCGTCGAGATTAGTTCGTCGTGCTCTTGGATTCTTTCAGAAATTCGTCGATCAACGGCTGGCCGACGCGGCTTGCGGCGTCCTTGTAGACCGGCTCCATTGCCTTGTGCATCGCTTCGTCCTGCTCCGGCGTGAGCTTGATGATCTCGCTCTTGCCGCTCTTCTTGATCTCGGCGAACGCGTCGTCGTTCTCCTTCTGCGACTGCGCGTTGTTGAAGTCGGTCGCCTCCTTCATCGCCTTCGAGAGCTGGTCGCGGATGTCGGCC
Protein-coding sequences here:
- a CDS encoding Spy/CpxP family protein refolding chaperone, which translates into the protein MRKFTIAAIAVLSIAGSGAVYAQYHRPWMQHFHHIRLNPEDRAALVDARIAAVHAGLKLNADQEKLWPPVEAAVREFAKLRLDRANARMNAGPGDAAKDSDQPEDPVARLRQRADDMGATSAALKKIADAADPLYKTLDDGQKRRLALLTRHRGPFGGGEDGPHHRFMERGMDRMMERGMDHFRGGDHSDRDGGSDREGRL
- a CDS encoding carbohydrate ABC transporter permease, with the protein product MSNAETVRAPYDPAVLFKAAFLAAVAVFVLVPLLATLLGGFKSLGELRVNPFGLPRHWEWQNYADILFSGRYWQLLRNSLIISTLTVTLTLITASMAAFTFAHVKFYGSSMLLSYLTLGLLFPAATAVLPLFIKVRDLGLLDTYFGVALPQVAFSLAMSVLLLRRFFRDIPHELLEAALVDGCSYIKFFRYVTLPLSRPILATVGIITFVNSWNAYLLPLVMLNTDALYPWPLGIMVYQGEYSSEWHLILAFITLTILPTIILFLLAQKHIVAGLTAGAVKG
- a CDS encoding carbohydrate ABC transporter permease, with amino-acid sequence MARRIAIVSAMGVADETVPQAAIRGPSWDGRFTVLILFLPPALLLFTLFVVLPIGEAAWYSGFNWNGFGRPTNWIGFDNYRFVLETRAFWLALRNNGLIIAVSLAVQLPLALTLALMLAERFRGAVALRMLFFMPYILAEIATGLIFSFVYDGDYGLVASIWRTFGAEPPHLLASTDTAILAVLIVIVWKYFGFHMMLFIAALQSLDKSLIEAARIDGATRSQALRHVVIPLLYPTIRLSMFFAIVGSLQLFDVVMPLTRGGPADSSNTMVSFLYNNGISRMRVGYGSAIGVILFVICVTFAFTYQRWFMRDE
- a CDS encoding ThuA domain-containing protein, with product MRKAMIVWGGWPGHDPDLCASMIRGWLKAEGFEVRIETTTAAFADPAIHDLSLIIPIYTMAKIEKPEALNLCEAVRSGVGLAGHHGGMGDAFRESVDYQFMCGGQWVAHPGNIIDYRVDVTKPDDPIMKGLKSFEYRSEQYYMHVDPANEVLATTTFTGEHAPWIDGVVMPVVWKKRYGAGRVFYSSLGHRAYELDAPEIRTLMTRGMLWAARS
- a CDS encoding LacI family DNA-binding transcriptional regulator, translating into MSVGATQPPVRATLEDVARAAGVSLATADRVVNRREGVRAKTVARVEAAVAKLGYRADVAAARLARGQTYRFAFVLPAGSNSFMTNLTEQVQRTAGWLAGQRGFIDILHVDVFDPDVLAGALENLPRAYQGVAVVALDHPKVRDAIDELAARGVAVVTLVSDAPSSRRLHYVGIDNPAAGRTAATLMGRFLADREGTVAVIAGSLSLRDHTERQFGFHQILSSEYPNLVGLPVIEGRDDSERTQQLTAALLARHADLRGIYCCGAGNRGIADALEDLGRAREVVWIAHELTQHTRRFLVRGTLDAIINQDPGHEARSAARILLAHCSGEPISPDQERIRIDIFLRDNLP
- a CDS encoding extracellular solute-binding protein, which gives rise to MRLLRKLGLAAAVCLLLVDVAAANTTVKWLHIEVNPAQVKIWEEVARSYEASHPGVTVEMQFLENEAYKAKLPTILQSKDRPNIIYSWAGGVLKAQIEAGVLDDITDQVKGYSDSITPAALAAFTSDGRVYGLPVALSQVGFVCNKELMAKAKVDPAAIKTWDDLLAAVKMLKAAGVTPIVVGGADKWPLHFYWTHLAVRIGGKPAFDAALRGENGGFAGETFQKSGELFKQLVDLQPFQNGFLGFKNPQAVGYFGDGKAAMTLAISSIYNLQRALAADKVGLSEDKICWFDFPVVPGGKGGQTDTLGGITGWLVTKGSPKEAVDFLKYFISKDVQTRLAAGNYIIPVVQGADAGLNNSFMKLIAANLAKSDYHQNFYDQSLGPSVGRVVNDVSAEIAGGSMSPQDAAKAIEAARKQGN
- a CDS encoding Gfo/Idh/MocA family protein, whose amino-acid sequence is MRRVGIGIIGCGNISTAYLKAAQRFPVIEIKALADMRSDAAERQGAAFGLPAMRVDQLLKRDDVEIVINLTVPLAHTDVSLAVLNAGKHVHSEKPLGINVAEARKVMDLAAQKNLRVGCAPDTFLGGGHQTARKLIDDGAIGTPVAGSAFFGCPGHERWHPAPGFYYLRGGGPMLDMGPYYITDLVQLLGPVASVMGSTARPKSERLVTSQPMNGTLIPVEVSTHVAGTLEFESGPVVSIAMSFDVPKHRHAPIEIYGNKGSMLVPDPNRFGGEVQVAKTGSEWETVPLTHGHVEGEFRSIGVADMASAILNNRPHRASGALAFHVLEVMEAFQTSADEGRRVKIENRVERPAMLPAGRETGQID